In Myxocyprinus asiaticus isolate MX2 ecotype Aquarium Trade chromosome 8, UBuf_Myxa_2, whole genome shotgun sequence, a single genomic region encodes these proteins:
- the LOC127445348 gene encoding chloride intracellular channel protein 4 isoform X1: MKFREGGRKVTMPLWLMASETTDAHIQVPPNSFGHISTVSTSSEGEVKIKAKGQEVTMENGVIPHSIVTQEEAKTTVKMSRMGTPAQQMKEDPQDLQISLYVKAGSDGESIGNCPFSQRLFMILWLKGVIFNVTTVDLKRKPADLQDLAPGTNPPFMTFNGEVLVDVNKIEEFLEARLVPPRYPKLAAKHPESNTAGIDLFAKFSAYIKNPRKEANEGLENALLKSLKRLDEYLQTPLPEEIDGNSKDDPGPSTRGFLDGPDLTLADCNLLPKLHIMKVVARKYRGFEIPIEMTGIWRYLNNTYQREEFMNTCPADHEIEFAYLDVAKKIK; the protein is encoded by the exons ATGAAATTCAGAGAAGGGGGGCGTAAAGTGACAATGCCTCTCTGGTTAATGGCAAGCGAGACCACAGATGCTCATATCCAAGTGCCACCAAATTCTTTTGGTCATATCAGTACCGTAAGCACTAGCAGTGAAGGAGAGGTGAAAATCAAAGCCAAAGGCCAAGAGGTCACAATGGAGAATGGGGTTATACCACACTCGATAGTGACACAGGAAGAGGCAAAGACAACAGTTAAGATGTCAAGGATGGGGACACCAGCTCAACAGATGAAGGAAGATCCTCAAGACTTGCAGATCTCTCTCTATGTGAAG GCTGGCAGTGATGGAGAAAGCATTGGAAACTGTCCCTTCTCTCAAAGGCTTTTCATGATTCTATGGCTGAAGGGTGTCATCTTCAATGTCACAACTGTGGACCTCAAACG GAAACCAGCAGATTTGCAGGATCTCGCTCCAGGTACAAACCCTCCATTCATGACCTTCAATGGAGAAGTTCTGGTGGACGTCAACAAGATTGAAGAGTTCCTTGAGGCGAGACTGGTGCCACCACG ATATCCAAAATTGGCGGCAAAGCACCCAGAATCCAACACAGCAGGAATAGATCTATTTGCCAAATTTTCTGCCTATATCAAGAACCCTCGCAAAGAAGCGAATGAAG GTCTGGAGAATGCTCTTTTGAAGTCCCTGAAGAGATTGGATGAGTATTTGCAGACGCCGCTGCCAGAGGAAATAGACGGCAACAGCAAAGATGATCCTGGTCCTTCTACACGCGGTTTTCTGGATGGACCGGATCTCACGCTGGCCGACTGTAACCTGCTTCCCAAACTACACATCATGAAG GTTGTTGCCCGGAAATACAGAGGTTTTGAAATTCCCATTGAAATGACTGGGATATGGCGATATTTGAATAACACTTACCAGAGAGAAGAATTCATGAACACATGCCCAGCTGACCATGAGATCGAGTTTGCCTATCTGGACGTCGCCAAAAAGATCAAATAG
- the LOC127445348 gene encoding chloride intracellular channel protein 4 isoform X2, whose translation MMAWFDVAAKKLGFPCIELFVKAGSDGESIGNCPFSQRLFMILWLKGVIFNVTTVDLKRKPADLQDLAPGTNPPFMTFNGEVLVDVNKIEEFLEARLVPPRYPKLAAKHPESNTAGIDLFAKFSAYIKNPRKEANEGLENALLKSLKRLDEYLQTPLPEEIDGNSKDDPGPSTRGFLDGPDLTLADCNLLPKLHIMKVVARKYRGFEIPIEMTGIWRYLNNTYQREEFMNTCPADHEIEFAYLDVAKKIK comes from the exons atgaTGGCTTGGTTTGATGTAGCAGCAAAGAAATTGGGATTTCCTTGCATTGAACTGTTTGTGAAG GCTGGCAGTGATGGAGAAAGCATTGGAAACTGTCCCTTCTCTCAAAGGCTTTTCATGATTCTATGGCTGAAGGGTGTCATCTTCAATGTCACAACTGTGGACCTCAAACG GAAACCAGCAGATTTGCAGGATCTCGCTCCAGGTACAAACCCTCCATTCATGACCTTCAATGGAGAAGTTCTGGTGGACGTCAACAAGATTGAAGAGTTCCTTGAGGCGAGACTGGTGCCACCACG ATATCCAAAATTGGCGGCAAAGCACCCAGAATCCAACACAGCAGGAATAGATCTATTTGCCAAATTTTCTGCCTATATCAAGAACCCTCGCAAAGAAGCGAATGAAG GTCTGGAGAATGCTCTTTTGAAGTCCCTGAAGAGATTGGATGAGTATTTGCAGACGCCGCTGCCAGAGGAAATAGACGGCAACAGCAAAGATGATCCTGGTCCTTCTACACGCGGTTTTCTGGATGGACCGGATCTCACGCTGGCCGACTGTAACCTGCTTCCCAAACTACACATCATGAAG GTTGTTGCCCGGAAATACAGAGGTTTTGAAATTCCCATTGAAATGACTGGGATATGGCGATATTTGAATAACACTTACCAGAGAGAAGAATTCATGAACACATGCCCAGCTGACCATGAGATCGAGTTTGCCTATCTGGACGTCGCCAAAAAGATCAAATAG